A genome region from Thalassotalea euphylliae includes the following:
- a CDS encoding porin, whose translation MKFTKQAIALAILSASSFAASAATVDVYGKAILTVQNSDEGEGSFTEVKSHNSRIGLKGSHELRHGLEVVYKAEFKVDMDGDSDDNISSRNQYVGLKGGFGEVLLGKNDTALKKAQGKVDLFSDLDGDIKQIWKGENRLADTITYKSPKFANFKLALTYIAEDSLDAEDGISASLAYGDAGLKKSKFYAAVAVDSEVNGYDVARIVASTKVAGVTLGAIAQTQEKVDSDVETDGFMVSAKYSVMKNLDLKAQVQTADTDGGDDKSGFTVGADYKLAKSTKVFGYFTSFDMDSQADEDYLAVGVEYKF comes from the coding sequence ATGAAATTTACAAAGCAAGCTATCGCTTTAGCGATTCTTTCTGCTTCTTCATTCGCAGCTTCTGCGGCTACTGTTGATGTATACGGTAAAGCTATTCTAACAGTCCAAAACTCTGACGAAGGCGAAGGTTCTTTCACTGAAGTTAAAAGCCATAACTCTCGCATTGGTTTAAAAGGTAGCCACGAGTTACGTCATGGTTTAGAAGTTGTTTACAAGGCTGAGTTCAAAGTTGATATGGACGGTGATAGCGATGACAACATTAGTTCTCGTAATCAATACGTTGGCCTTAAAGGTGGTTTTGGTGAAGTATTGTTAGGTAAAAACGATACAGCATTGAAAAAAGCTCAAGGTAAAGTAGATTTATTCAGCGACCTTGATGGTGATATTAAGCAAATTTGGAAAGGTGAAAACCGTCTTGCTGATACCATCACTTACAAGTCGCCAAAATTTGCCAACTTCAAATTAGCACTAACATACATTGCTGAAGACAGCCTTGATGCTGAAGACGGTATTTCTGCTTCATTAGCATACGGTGATGCTGGCCTTAAGAAGTCAAAATTCTACGCAGCAGTTGCTGTTGATTCAGAAGTTAATGGTTACGACGTAGCGCGTATTGTTGCTTCAACTAAAGTGGCTGGTGTTACTTTAGGTGCTATTGCTCAAACTCAAGAGAAAGTTGATAGCGACGTTGAAACAGATGGCTTCATGGTTTCTGCTAAATATAGCGTTATGAAGAACTTAGACCTTAAAGCACAAGTTCAAACTGCTGACACTGATGGCGGTGACGACAAGTCTGGTTTCACAGTTGGTGCTGACTACAAGTTAGCGAAAAGCACAAAAGTATTTGGTTACTTCACATCATTTGATATGGATAGCCAAGCTGACGAAGATTACTTAGCAGTTGGTGTAGAATACAAATTCTAA
- the phoB gene encoding phosphate regulon transcriptional regulator PhoB codes for MNRQILVVEDEAPIREMITFVLEQNGFNAVEAQDIDQAMAKVVEPYPDLILLDWMLPGGTGVKLAKTLKQNEYTRNIPIIMLTARADEEDKVKGFDAGVDDYVTKPFSPKELIARIKAVIRRVSPTALEEAIEFHGMKLDPVAHRVTINNSDLDLGPTEFRLLHFFMTHTERVYSREQLLDNVWGTNVYVEDRTVDVHIRRLRKAISGHGHEDFIQTVRGAGYRFSGKILN; via the coding sequence ATGAACAGACAAATCTTAGTGGTTGAGGATGAAGCCCCTATCAGGGAAATGATAACTTTTGTATTAGAGCAAAATGGCTTTAATGCAGTAGAAGCGCAAGATATTGATCAAGCGATGGCTAAGGTAGTTGAACCGTATCCAGATTTGATTCTACTTGACTGGATGTTACCTGGTGGCACTGGTGTAAAGTTAGCTAAAACCTTGAAGCAAAACGAGTACACACGCAACATTCCGATTATCATGCTAACGGCGCGCGCCGATGAAGAAGACAAAGTAAAAGGCTTTGACGCTGGCGTTGATGATTACGTTACCAAGCCGTTTTCACCTAAAGAGCTAATCGCTCGCATCAAAGCGGTTATTCGTCGCGTTTCACCAACGGCGTTGGAAGAGGCGATTGAATTTCATGGCATGAAGTTAGATCCGGTGGCACATCGGGTCACTATCAATAATAGTGATCTTGATCTAGGTCCAACCGAGTTTCGCTTGCTACACTTCTTTATGACTCATACAGAGCGCGTATATTCGCGTGAGCAATTGCTTGATAATGTTTGGGGAACAAATGTTTACGTGGAAGACCGAACCGTTGATGTTCATATTCGTCGCCTACGCAAAGCAATTTCTGGCCATGGTCATGAAGACTTTATTCAAACTGTGCGTGGAGCCGGCTATCGGTTTTCCGGAAAGATACTAAACTAG
- the phoR gene encoding phosphate regulon sensor histidine kinase PhoR has translation MPFRISTRQVVVKLVFIFSISALLGFLIGHVFFVMLLVALAIIAYQYKYIFTLSTWLWRTKSISPPEADGLWGRIFDGLDRLVRKHRKKQKRLNERIRRFRDGAEAIPDGGVVLGSDLTIQWSNKRAAKFLGVRWPGDQGQRIDNLLRAPEFAHYLDKGDFENPCLLASPVNTDIQLELRFMDYGKGDLLLLARDVSKVHRVEEMRRDFVANVSHELKTPLTVMRGYVEMIQADGSSLAPHWQQAIDVIEGQVSRMDRLVEQLLVLSRVEVNTDDEIKQVLNVPEILQQLLKDAHWLNQEKKHAISAEIADGLGILGIDTEIKSAFANLLSNAIAYTQEGGEILVSWQRYGSKAKFTVKDNGPGIRPEDVNRLTERFYRVDKSRSRNTGGSGLGLAIVKHVLHHHNAELVISSRWQQGSEFSIVFEENSVTSV, from the coding sequence ATGCCCTTTAGAATTTCTACACGACAAGTTGTTGTTAAACTTGTCTTTATTTTCTCTATCAGTGCTCTATTAGGTTTTCTAATAGGGCACGTTTTCTTTGTAATGCTGTTAGTCGCGTTAGCGATAATAGCGTATCAATATAAATACATTTTTACTTTGTCGACATGGCTTTGGCGCACCAAGTCAATATCACCACCTGAGGCAGATGGCCTTTGGGGGAGAATTTTTGATGGCTTAGATCGATTAGTGCGCAAGCATCGAAAGAAACAAAAGCGCTTGAATGAGCGCATTCGCCGCTTTCGAGATGGCGCTGAAGCAATTCCTGATGGTGGTGTTGTGCTGGGTAGCGACTTAACCATTCAATGGAGCAACAAGCGTGCAGCGAAGTTTTTAGGTGTTCGCTGGCCAGGCGATCAGGGCCAACGCATTGACAACTTGCTACGTGCGCCAGAGTTTGCCCACTACTTAGACAAAGGCGACTTTGAAAACCCTTGTTTGTTGGCTTCGCCAGTCAATACGGATATTCAATTAGAATTGCGCTTTATGGATTACGGCAAAGGCGATTTATTGTTGCTTGCGCGTGATGTGAGTAAAGTGCATCGCGTTGAAGAGATGCGCCGTGACTTTGTCGCTAATGTCTCGCACGAGCTAAAAACACCGCTGACGGTAATGCGTGGTTATGTTGAAATGATCCAAGCTGATGGCAGCAGCTTAGCACCGCATTGGCAGCAAGCGATTGATGTTATTGAGGGGCAAGTCTCTCGTATGGATCGCTTGGTTGAACAGCTTTTGGTGTTATCAAGAGTTGAAGTCAATACTGATGATGAAATTAAGCAGGTTTTAAACGTTCCTGAAATATTGCAACAATTGCTTAAAGACGCGCATTGGCTTAACCAAGAGAAGAAACATGCTATCAGCGCTGAAATCGCCGATGGCTTAGGCATTCTCGGTATTGATACAGAAATTAAAAGTGCCTTTGCCAACCTGTTGTCAAACGCCATTGCCTATACGCAGGAAGGTGGTGAAATCTTGGTATCGTGGCAGCGCTATGGCAGCAAAGCGAAATTTACGGTAAAAGACAATGGTCCGGGTATTCGCCCTGAAGATGTCAACCGGCTGACTGAGCGTTTTTATCGGGTTGATAAGTCACGTTCGCGTAATACTGGCGGTTCAGGTTTAGGCTTAGCAATTGTCAAACACGTGCTGCACCATCACAATGCTGAGCTAGTGATTAGCAGTCGCTGGCAGCAAGGCAGTGAGTTTTCGATTGTTTTTGAAGAAAACTCTGTGACTTCAGTGTAA
- a CDS encoding PstS family phosphate ABC transporter substrate-binding protein, whose product MSFKRALSAIGLASLVNFSALAIDKDLPEYNKVSGISGNLSSVGSDTLANMMTFWAEEFKRTYPNVNVQIQAAGSSTAPPALTEATSNLGPMSRKMKSREIESFEKRYGYKPTAVRVAIDALAVFVHKDNPIEGLRIDQVDAIFSSNRKCGAAEDADRWGDLGLSGEWTGKDIQLYGRNSVSGTYGYFKKKALCKGDFKNTVNEQPGSASVVQSVSASLNGIGYSGIGYKTSGVRALPLAKKGDNFVEASMNNAVSGKYPLSRYLYVYVNKHPNKPLDPMTTEFLKMVLSKSGQKIVEKDGYIPLPAKVVAKEFKKLGITL is encoded by the coding sequence ATGAGTTTCAAACGTGCATTAAGCGCAATTGGTTTAGCAAGCTTAGTTAACTTTTCAGCCCTTGCTATCGACAAAGACTTACCTGAATACAACAAGGTTAGTGGTATCTCTGGTAACTTATCATCTGTTGGTTCAGATACTTTAGCTAACATGATGACGTTCTGGGCAGAAGAATTTAAGCGTACTTACCCAAATGTTAATGTACAAATTCAAGCGGCGGGTTCTTCTACTGCGCCACCTGCATTAACAGAAGCTACTTCAAACTTAGGCCCAATGAGCCGTAAGATGAAATCTCGTGAGATTGAATCGTTCGAGAAGCGTTACGGCTACAAGCCAACAGCGGTTCGCGTTGCAATTGATGCATTAGCTGTATTTGTTCACAAAGATAACCCAATCGAAGGTTTACGTATCGACCAAGTTGATGCAATTTTCTCTAGCAACCGCAAGTGCGGTGCTGCAGAAGATGCGGATCGTTGGGGTGATTTAGGCCTAAGCGGCGAGTGGACTGGTAAAGACATTCAATTATATGGCCGTAACTCTGTATCTGGTACATACGGTTACTTCAAGAAGAAAGCACTTTGTAAAGGCGACTTCAAAAATACGGTAAACGAGCAACCAGGTTCTGCATCTGTTGTACAATCAGTATCTGCATCACTTAACGGTATCGGTTACTCAGGTATTGGTTACAAAACTTCAGGTGTTCGCGCATTACCACTAGCTAAGAAAGGCGACAACTTTGTTGAAGCTTCAATGAACAACGCTGTTTCTGGTAAGTACCCACTTTCTCGTTACTTATACGTTTACGTGAACAAGCACCCGAACAAGCCATTAGACCCAATGACAACTGAGTTCTTAAAAATGGTATTGTCTAAGTCTGGTCAAAAGATTGTAGAAAAAGATGGTTACATTCCATTGCCAGCTAAAGTGGTAGCAAAAGAATTCAAAAAGTTAGGTATTACGCTTTAA
- a CDS encoding LysR family transcriptional regulator, with the protein MESFEGVIEFVTVAEKQGFTAAAKHLACSTSHVSRQVNRLEARLGCALLARNTRMVSLTRAGEAYYQQCKDLVLGLQQANEAVSSQQVELSGTLRVSVAGTFAEMYVVPALLAFIKKHPALSLEIDFNSRMVNFVEDGFDFAIRYGQLKDSGLIARKLVNRSMMAAANPEYLAQFGEPQSIDELKAHQCIISNNDHWRFMQDGQEVVTKVTGRFVCNNANAVMSACQAGHGIAYLPKSNFTQLLAEKAVVPILEPFWNTDISSSIVYQDRRYLPSRARAAIDHLVAYFENWQE; encoded by the coding sequence ATGGAAAGCTTTGAAGGTGTTATTGAATTTGTTACTGTCGCTGAAAAGCAAGGCTTTACGGCGGCGGCAAAGCATTTAGCGTGCAGTACCAGCCATGTTAGCCGTCAGGTCAATCGTTTAGAAGCAAGGCTAGGCTGTGCCTTATTAGCGCGTAACACCCGCATGGTAAGTTTAACACGGGCAGGTGAGGCCTATTACCAGCAATGCAAAGACTTAGTGCTCGGCTTGCAACAAGCCAATGAAGCAGTAAGTAGCCAGCAAGTAGAACTGAGTGGCACATTACGTGTTAGTGTTGCGGGTACCTTTGCCGAAATGTATGTAGTGCCGGCATTATTAGCTTTTATCAAGAAACACCCTGCGCTTAGTTTAGAGATCGACTTTAACAGTCGTATGGTGAACTTTGTCGAAGACGGTTTTGATTTCGCGATACGTTATGGCCAGTTGAAGGATTCTGGGTTAATTGCTCGGAAGTTGGTTAATCGCTCCATGATGGCAGCAGCGAATCCAGAATATCTAGCGCAGTTTGGTGAACCGCAATCGATAGATGAGCTAAAAGCACACCAATGCATCATCAGTAACAATGACCATTGGCGGTTTATGCAAGATGGGCAAGAAGTTGTGACCAAAGTGACTGGGCGATTTGTTTGTAATAACGCCAACGCAGTGATGAGTGCTTGCCAAGCCGGGCATGGCATTGCCTATTTACCCAAAAGTAACTTTACTCAATTACTCGCTGAAAAAGCCGTTGTTCCGATACTAGAACCTTTCTGGAATACCGATATTAGTAGCTCAATTGTTTATCAAGATCGTCGCTATTTACCGAGTAGGGCACGCGCCGCTATCGACCATTTAGTTGCGTATTTTGAAAACTGGCAAGAATAG
- a CDS encoding type 1 glutamine amidotransferase domain-containing protein, whose translation MKKVLIPLTNHTTLGETDQVNGTYAPELTHVVDVLDAAGIAYQLASIKGGAVPVYGTDIEEDSINTKVLSHPAFQAQLADTTPVSEVNIDEFDAVFYPGGFGLLSDLAENHEFGALAAKHYEQGGIIAAVCHGPACLLPIELSSGDKLLSTVAVTGFTREEEIDYNTIDDIPFLLEESLARNAAQYRKVQPWGEFIVEDKRVITGQNPASAHAVGNALVNNLKG comes from the coding sequence ATGAAAAAAGTTCTTATTCCATTAACAAACCACACGACACTTGGCGAAACCGATCAAGTAAACGGCACCTACGCGCCAGAATTGACTCATGTTGTTGATGTGTTAGACGCCGCAGGCATTGCTTATCAACTGGCCTCTATCAAAGGTGGCGCAGTTCCAGTTTATGGTACTGATATCGAAGAAGATAGCATTAATACAAAAGTACTTTCACACCCCGCTTTTCAAGCGCAATTAGCTGATACAACACCTGTTTCAGAGGTCAATATCGACGAATTTGATGCTGTTTTCTACCCTGGTGGTTTTGGCTTACTATCTGATCTAGCAGAAAATCATGAGTTTGGTGCACTAGCAGCTAAGCATTATGAACAAGGCGGTATTATTGCTGCAGTATGTCATGGCCCAGCATGTTTACTGCCGATAGAACTTTCATCAGGTGACAAGCTGTTATCAACAGTAGCAGTAACTGGCTTCACTCGCGAAGAAGAAATTGATTACAACACAATTGATGATATTCCGTTTTTGTTAGAAGAGTCGTTAGCGCGCAATGCTGCACAATACCGTAAAGTTCAGCCATGGGGTGAATTCATTGTTGAAGACAAGCGAGTGATCACGGGCCAAAACCCAGCAAGTGCTCACGCAGTCGGTAATGCGCTAGTTAATAATTTAAAAGGCTAG
- a CDS encoding Ppx/GppA phosphatase family protein: MTLANDKQIASDINAKNTNSASSDNYHIGALDIGSNSFHFVFARVVNDNLQILHSEKYRVRLAQGLDHDGILDQAAIERGVKALSDLAPLTEKLSPENFRVVATFTLRQARNAQAFLDAAAQVFPFDIEVISGHEEARLIYQGVAHYLPPATQRLIIDIGGGSTECVIGKDLQTSQLTSLNIGCVSFSRFYFANGEITEQAFARAILHAKQEIESHVSRFKNAGWQEVIGTSGTLKTIFQQLNLSRGNNQAFNLAELHSFKDQLIAFGHADNIQLPSLKESRRHIIAPGVAILIGIAELLAIDSIDYCDYSLREGVLSEQLEAIQFDDIRDRTINSLSTRFNIDQQQVEKVQQLATRIYQATSRLWQLDKKTYQQLLNWAIWVHEIGYDINPSAYHKHSRYILLNADLPGFNLEQQQALAWLVGNQRKKIQFEDNQLWYLLDELRLAKLLAILRLSILLSQQRQLTEHADIQMSAQKDTLNLHFPANWLNEKPLVEVDLAQERKQLSLVGITVNFH; the protein is encoded by the coding sequence ATGACCTTAGCAAATGACAAACAAATAGCGTCTGATATTAATGCCAAGAACACCAACAGTGCCAGCAGTGATAATTATCATATCGGCGCATTAGATATTGGCTCCAATAGCTTTCATTTTGTCTTTGCTCGCGTCGTTAATGACAACTTGCAAATTTTGCACTCAGAAAAATATCGCGTGCGATTGGCGCAAGGACTTGACCACGATGGCATTCTTGATCAGGCAGCAATAGAGCGCGGCGTTAAAGCACTAAGTGATTTGGCACCGTTAACTGAAAAACTGTCACCAGAAAACTTTCGGGTAGTTGCCACGTTTACCCTTCGGCAAGCCCGCAATGCGCAAGCTTTTCTAGATGCTGCTGCGCAAGTGTTTCCGTTCGACATTGAGGTCATCTCTGGTCATGAAGAGGCGCGTTTAATTTATCAAGGCGTTGCCCATTACCTACCGCCAGCAACCCAGCGTTTAATCATCGATATTGGTGGGGGCAGCACGGAATGTGTGATTGGCAAAGATTTACAAACGTCACAGCTCACCAGCCTTAACATTGGTTGTGTCAGCTTTTCGCGCTTTTACTTTGCCAATGGCGAGATTACAGAACAAGCCTTTGCCAGAGCAATTTTGCACGCCAAACAGGAAATTGAATCTCACGTCAGCCGTTTTAAAAATGCTGGCTGGCAAGAAGTGATTGGCACTTCCGGCACGCTAAAGACTATTTTTCAGCAACTCAACCTTAGTCGCGGCAATAACCAAGCCTTTAATTTAGCAGAGTTACACAGCTTTAAAGATCAGTTAATCGCTTTTGGTCACGCCGACAACATACAACTGCCCAGCCTTAAAGAAAGCCGTCGCCATATTATTGCCCCAGGTGTTGCAATTTTAATTGGTATTGCCGAATTGCTGGCGATAGACAGTATTGATTATTGTGATTACTCATTGCGAGAAGGCGTACTTTCCGAACAACTTGAAGCCATTCAGTTTGACGATATTCGCGATCGCACGATTAATAGCCTATCTACTCGCTTTAATATTGATCAGCAACAAGTCGAGAAAGTACAACAGCTAGCAACCCGTATATATCAAGCAACCAGTCGATTGTGGCAACTTGACAAGAAAACCTATCAGCAGCTACTCAATTGGGCTATTTGGGTGCATGAAATCGGCTACGACATCAACCCATCGGCTTACCATAAGCATAGCCGCTATATCTTGCTGAACGCCGACTTACCAGGCTTCAACCTTGAACAACAGCAAGCACTTGCGTGGTTAGTGGGAAATCAACGTAAAAAAATACAATTCGAAGACAACCAGTTATGGTACCTGCTTGATGAGTTGCGCCTAGCCAAGTTGCTCGCTATTTTGCGTCTGTCCATTTTACTCAGCCAACAGCGCCAGCTAACAGAGCACGCTGACATACAAATGAGTGCCCAAAAAGACACCTTAAACTTACATTTTCCCGCAAACTGGCTAAACGAAAAACCACTTGTTGAGGTGGATTTAGCGCAAGAGCGCAAACAACTTAGCCTAGTTGGTATTACCGTCAACTTTCATTAG
- the ppk1 gene encoding polyphosphate kinase 1, producing the protein MNDSRIYFDKELSWLSFNERVLQEAADPNVPLIERIRFLGIYSSNLDEFFRVRVANIRRKLIVTKATTTDSSSQLNEDQALLDEIIVKVKQLTDKFQPIAAEAFEQLQSHNIELLFNDEKSKIFKKQLSKSQKTWLKTFFEHQVVRHITPIIISSNTHLVNCLNDDGIYLLVALKQGINLQYALIEIPREEVSRFIILPKEDDESMQRVVMLDDIVHYFLDDIFNGIFEYEDMDAYSVKLTRDAEYDLNDELDQSLLDKMSKGLKQRLNAAPARLGFDRHMPEYMVKFLRKALKIKDENNLVPGVRYRHFKDFIGFPNLGDETLEKQEITALDSERFSAFNNVFDAISHQDVLVYYPYYKFRHFTEFVRQASYDPSVRHIKINIYRVAKNSEILNSLMEAVKNGKQVTVVVELRARFDEEANIEWAMRMKDAGIHVEFGIESLKVHAKLCIVSRVENELLVRYAHIGTGNFHEKNARIYTDYSLFTKHKEITQEVDNVFSFIAHSYKRFRFNHLIVSPLTSRRRFYQLIDNEIAQAEQGHKAQITIKINNLVDKGLIDRLYRASSAGVKVRMIVRGMCTLIPQMASVSDNIEVISIIDQFLEHPRVLMFHNNGENNLFISSGDWMERNIDQRVEVGCPVYDETLKQRIIDMLELQLSDNQKARIINQAQDNQYVKQGKREAVRSQMAIYDYLQAQERLDKKALKNVE; encoded by the coding sequence ATGAACGACTCACGCATCTATTTTGATAAAGAACTCAGTTGGCTTTCGTTTAACGAACGAGTGTTACAAGAAGCCGCAGACCCCAATGTCCCTTTAATTGAACGAATCCGTTTTCTTGGCATTTACTCATCTAATCTTGATGAATTTTTTCGCGTTCGAGTTGCCAATATCCGACGCAAACTGATTGTTACCAAAGCCACAACGACCGACAGTTCTAGCCAGCTCAATGAAGACCAAGCCTTACTTGATGAAATTATCGTTAAAGTAAAACAGCTTACGGACAAATTCCAGCCAATTGCGGCCGAAGCATTTGAACAATTGCAAAGCCACAATATTGAATTGTTGTTTAACGATGAAAAATCAAAAATATTCAAAAAGCAGCTGTCTAAAAGCCAAAAAACTTGGCTAAAAACCTTCTTTGAACACCAAGTTGTTCGCCACATCACCCCCATCATTATTTCGTCGAATACACATTTAGTTAACTGCTTGAATGATGATGGTATTTATCTTTTGGTTGCCCTGAAACAAGGGATTAACTTGCAATATGCGCTGATTGAGATCCCTCGTGAAGAGGTCAGCCGATTTATCATTTTGCCCAAAGAAGACGACGAAAGCATGCAACGCGTGGTTATGCTTGATGATATCGTGCATTACTTTTTAGACGATATTTTTAACGGTATTTTCGAATATGAAGACATGGATGCTTATTCCGTTAAGTTAACCCGTGATGCGGAATATGACTTAAATGACGAGCTTGATCAAAGCCTGCTAGACAAAATGTCAAAAGGTTTAAAGCAAAGGCTAAACGCAGCGCCTGCTCGTTTGGGCTTTGACCGCCATATGCCGGAATACATGGTTAAATTTCTACGTAAGGCGCTGAAAATTAAAGATGAAAATAACCTAGTACCCGGTGTGCGTTACCGCCATTTTAAAGACTTTATTGGTTTTCCTAACTTGGGTGATGAAACACTCGAAAAGCAAGAGATAACGGCATTAGACTCTGAGCGTTTTTCAGCTTTCAATAACGTGTTTGATGCCATCAGCCATCAAGATGTACTGGTGTACTACCCCTATTATAAATTTAGGCACTTTACCGAATTTGTGCGCCAAGCGTCGTACGACCCGTCGGTCAGGCACATTAAAATTAATATCTATCGCGTCGCCAAAAACTCTGAGATTTTAAACTCGCTGATGGAAGCGGTAAAAAACGGCAAGCAAGTGACAGTGGTTGTTGAGCTGCGTGCCCGCTTTGATGAAGAAGCCAATATCGAGTGGGCAATGCGAATGAAGGATGCTGGCATTCACGTTGAATTCGGTATCGAATCACTCAAAGTACACGCCAAGCTTTGTATAGTGTCCAGAGTAGAAAACGAACTCCTTGTTCGTTACGCTCATATCGGCACAGGCAATTTTCACGAGAAAAACGCGCGTATTTATACCGACTACTCACTGTTTACCAAACATAAAGAGATCACCCAAGAAGTAGACAATGTTTTCTCTTTTATTGCACACAGTTATAAGCGTTTTCGCTTTAATCACTTGATAGTGTCGCCACTGACATCACGTCGACGCTTCTATCAGCTTATCGACAATGAGATTGCCCAAGCCGAACAAGGCCATAAAGCACAAATTACGATCAAGATTAATAACCTTGTCGATAAAGGGTTGATAGACCGCTTATACCGCGCCAGTAGCGCAGGCGTAAAAGTTCGTATGATAGTGCGCGGTATGTGTACGCTAATTCCGCAAATGGCGAGTGTGAGTGACAATATTGAAGTGATTTCCATTATCGACCAGTTTTTAGAGCATCCACGGGTACTAATGTTCCACAACAATGGCGAGAACAATCTCTTTATCAGCTCAGGTGATTGGATGGAACGCAATATCGACCAGCGTGTGGAAGTCGGCTGCCCAGTCTATGATGAAACCTTAAAGCAACGCATTATTGATATGCTAGAACTTCAGCTTAGTGATAACCAAAAAGCGCGCATCATTAATCAAGCACAAGACAATCAATACGTGAAACAAGGTAAACGTGAAGCTGTGCGTTCACAAATGGCAATATATGATTACTTGCAAGCACAAGAACGCCTTGATAAAAAGGCGCTGAAAAACGTGGAGTAG
- a CDS encoding glycine cleavage system protein R, whose translation MDHLVISFVGKDQPGIVDQLSAIIQQHQGNWQNSSLHHLIGTFAGVIEVSASANDIQALDSALKQLPDLQVQTQITSTADSDEQAAITLELTANDRQGIVQDISSVIHHQGGNLIKLVSKQGAAPHTGQTMFNAKAQIQVNQTQLDELICALENLADDLMVDISQ comes from the coding sequence ATGGACCATTTAGTTATAAGTTTTGTTGGTAAAGACCAACCAGGTATCGTTGATCAGCTATCAGCCATTATTCAACAGCACCAAGGTAATTGGCAAAACAGTAGCTTGCACCACCTAATCGGCACATTTGCTGGTGTTATTGAAGTGTCAGCAAGCGCTAATGATATTCAAGCACTCGATAGCGCATTAAAACAGCTGCCTGACTTGCAAGTGCAAACTCAAATCACCTCAACAGCAGATAGCGATGAGCAGGCCGCGATCACGTTAGAATTAACGGCCAATGATCGCCAAGGTATAGTGCAAGACATTTCTTCTGTAATTCATCATCAAGGTGGCAACTTGATCAAGTTAGTCAGTAAACAAGGGGCGGCGCCACATACTGGCCAAACTATGTTTAACGCCAAGGCGCAAATTCAAGTGAATCAAACTCAGTTAGACGAGCTTATCTGTGCACTTGAAAACCTAGCGGATGATTTAATGGTAGATATTAGCCAATAG
- a CDS encoding PilZ domain-containing protein: MENRRQFTRILFSIKATLYVEEQLEEQAFPVSIHDISLNGALVTNPKCNSRLQGKLGRLVFKLGDSDALVEMHIGVVHQEADTMGLQCNAIDIDSVTHLRRLVELNLGDQSQLEKELSQLSKSQ, encoded by the coding sequence ATGGAAAATCGACGTCAATTCACCCGTATTCTGTTTTCTATCAAAGCAACCTTGTATGTTGAGGAGCAATTAGAAGAACAAGCATTTCCTGTTTCTATTCACGACATTTCCCTTAACGGCGCGTTAGTCACTAATCCGAAATGCAATTCACGATTGCAAGGTAAGTTAGGTCGATTAGTGTTTAAGTTAGGCGACAGTGATGCCTTAGTAGAAATGCATATTGGCGTGGTACACCAAGAGGCCGACACCATGGGGCTGCAATGCAACGCCATTGATATTGATAGTGTGACGCACCTACGTCGATTGGTAGAACTTAACTTGGGTGACCAATCTCAGTTAGAAAAAGAGCTTTCCCAACTTTCCAAAAGCCAATAG